In Candidatus Poribacteria bacterium, the DNA window TATCCTGATATGTCAGTTTGTTTTCGTTACGGTTGCTTTTGCAAACACTTTGATGGTTGATGAAGCAGGCAATGTCCTCGCGGAGACGGACCGCTATTTGGCACGTTTTGAAAATGGTGTGCTGACGGACTTTCACAACAAACTCACCAACGAAACCTATACGCAAGGCGAAAGCGAAGCACTCACACGGATGAAAGCCGGACGCAGTCTAACCATACACGAGATTACACCAGAGATAAAAAGACTCTCACCCCTTGAATGTCAACTGATCTACCGCGATACTTGGAGTGTACCAACTGACAATAACGTGGAACTCCATCTGTTTATCAGTATAGACGCAGAAACAAGCGATCTTCTTATTCGGCAAAAAGCTGTTTCAGAAACCGGTGGTATTGAACGGGTTATGTGGGGGTTCGCAAATCTTTCAGAGACAGTTGTGGATGTCATCGCGCCCGTTACAGGCGGTCAAATCCTTGTCAATCCTGATAGATACTACTATCCGCGTAAGTGGGAGACCCCGCTTGCTATCCTTCAAGGACAACGCGGTGGTGTTTTCGTCCACAGCGACGATACACAGTTCCGCTTCAAAACACTCGAATATGAATCCGAAGGTGGTGATGATTTCGCGCTCAACTTTTGGGAAGTGCCCCATGCCCCTTTTGAGCAGGTGAAACAGATCACGACTGCCACATGGCGGTTGAACGCCTATCAAGGCGATTGGCAAGTTCCAGCACTTCTGTATAGGGAATGGATGCAGAAGGCATTGCAGCCCCCTGATCGCACAAAGATGCCCGCATGGATCAATGATATTGAAGTAGTCATCTACTACTCAAACATAGACCTCAATGTCTTAACACCGCTCAGCCAACTCGTGGATCCTGAACAAACATTAATATTTGTGCATCAATGGCGGCACGGCGGACACGACGGGGATTTGCCGAATTATACACCCGACGCGGTGAAACCGGAGTTCGCTGACTTCGTCAAGGAGGCACACGGCTATGGTTTTAAGGTGATGGCGCACGTGAATATGTTGGGGGTTTCAGAGTATCATCCGCTTTACGCGAAATTTGAGAAATATCAAGTCCGCGACCCGTACACGGGTGAAAAAACAGGTTGGCATTGGAAAATCCGTCACACAAATCCAGACAGTCACGCTTTTATTAATCCGGCTTCATCTGACTATAGAAAAATGTTTGTGGATATCTTAAAAAATCTGTGGGAACGCTACCAAGTTGATGCTTTTCATCTCGATATTAGTTCACCTGTCTATAACGATAAGAATGGACTTATTGACGGGTTAACATACGCAGAAGGTAATATCTTGCTCCATCAAGAAATCAGAGACGCTATACCCGGCATCGTTCTCGGTGGTGAAGGTCTCAATGATGTCACCTTTATACATGAAAGTTTCGCAAAACGCTTTCGGATACCAGCAACAGAGATCCCGCATCCGGTTAGTTCCCTTCTGTTTTCGCCCTATACAATATCCTATGGCCGTGCCATACCCAACCCAGATCATGCACTTGACGAATACCAAGAATTTCTCCATGAATATGAAGTCTGGGATGTTTTACTTACCATTCGGATTTATGAGGTAGGCGATTTGGTAGAGCAAGACCGGCCTGAAACTTTTAAGCTATTTGAACTCGCAAGAGAACGACAAAATTATAGATTTGGAGACGTAAATGGCGATGGCATCGTCAACATCCTTGACCTCACACTCGTCTCACAGCAAATCGGAACGCTGAATCCGAGCAATCGACGCGTAGATGTGAACAAGGATGGTGTCGTCAATATCCTCGATCTTGTGCTGGTAGCGAATGCGTTTTAGGTTTGATTATCCTATAAATGTTCGCGTAGAACGGAGGTAACAAATGTTGATGAAATTTCTAATCATTGTAACAGTCCTGTTTTTATCTCCTTTATCTGTTTGGGCAGGCACATTTCTGGAAACCTTTGACGGCAAAGATTTGGACGAATGGGAGCAAATTTGGGCGATTAAGGGACCTGCTGTCTGGGAGATTGTTGATGGTGAACTGCACGCAGAAAGTCGTGAGGCGTATATTCATTTACTGACAACTGGGGACACCACGTGGGAAGACTACACGATGGAACTTGATGTCAAACCTCTGAAAAAACATGGTATTGGCGGTATCATGATCGCTGTGCGAGTTGACGGAACTTGGTTAGTTTACTGCAGTATTTCTGATCCGGTGATTATAAGGGGGGATGATCCGCCGGTTCAAGAAAGACAAATAGGTTGTTACGCTGCCGGTTTGCACCTGCCACCACATGCCACCCTTTTCGAAGAACTGCACCCACTTTTAAGATTAAACAGATGGTCCCATCTGAAATTAAGTGTTGAAGGCGATATCTTTACCTTCTGGCTTAATGGTGAGCAGATTATGGCACCGACGAAACTTCTAATTTTCAAGCAGATTGATGTCTTTGCGGATTTTCCCGATTTTCAGACTGGCGGTGTCGGTTTCGGTCTCTGGAACTATACGGCAATTTTTGATAACATCACTGTCACAGGGGATAGCGTTCCAAACAGCGGTGATTTCGCCGTAACGCCCCAAGCAAAATTGGCGACAACCTGGGGACACTTGAAAAGATTTTAGTGTCAATAGTGATAGCATTGGAAGGAGAATTATTGTGAAATCTGTGATGATTGTAGTGACCCTTTTCCTCCTGCCTCTTTCTGTTTGGGCAGGCACATTCCTGGATACCTTTGAGGACGGAAATTTGGACGGATGGCGGGAACTGGTTCCGTGGGACAGGGAACCGGGGTCTTGGGAGATTATTGCTGGCGGACTTCACGGGTCAGTTGATGATGGGTATCCGCGTCTATTCATAACCGGGGATGACACGTGGAAGGATTATACAGTCGAATTTGATGTCAGACCCCTTAAAAAACATGGGCGTCCAACGATCGCCATAGCGGCGCGAATTCAGGAGAAATGGTTCGTACGGTGCAGTCTTATGGAACCAGTCGTTGTATTGCCTGGGGGTGGCAATGCGCCAGAAAAAGGATGGGTGTTCTGTTCGGCTGGCAACTTGCACCGTGAAAAAGCCGATCTGCTTTTCTTTGAGCCGCATCCACTTTTAAAATTATTCAGATGGGCACATTTCAAGTTAAGCGTTGAAGGCAGTATTTTCACCTTCTGGATTAATGGTGAACAGGTGATGGAGCCTACGGAACTTCGTATTGTTAGAAACCGCGATGGCTTTGAGGACTTCCCTGAGTTTCAGACCGGTGGTGTCGGTATCGGTCTCTCGAATTATACGGCGCGCTTTGATAACTTTACTGTTACAGGCGATAGCATTCCCGACAGCGGCGCGTTCGCCGTAACGCCTCAAGGAAAACTGGCGACAACCTGGGGACACTTGAAAAGATTTTAGTGTCAACGGCGATAGCATTGAAAGGAGAATTATTGTGAAATCTGTATCTATTATAGCACTCCTTTTTTTCTTGCCCTTTTCTGTGTGGGCAGGCACATTTCTGGATACCTTTGAAGACGGTAATTTGGACGGATGGCGCGAAGTTGTTCCGTGGGATAGAGTTCCGGGGTCTTGGGAGGTTGTTGCGGGTGGACTCCACGGGACGGGTGATGATATATCTCTGCGTCTATTCACAACTGGGAATGATACATGGACGGATTACACAGTCGAATTTGATGTCAGGCTCCTTAAAAGAAGACCCGGGACCCCACGTATCTCGATTGCGGCGCGGGTTCAGGAGAAATGGATAGTGCAGTGCATTATGATGGAGCCAGTAATCGTGTTGCCTGCGGGTGCGAATGTGCCAGAAAAAGGATGGGTGAA includes these proteins:
- a CDS encoding DUF1080 domain-containing protein, with translation MKFLIIVTVLFLSPLSVWAGTFLETFDGKDLDEWEQIWAIKGPAVWEIVDGELHAESREAYIHLLTTGDTTWEDYTMELDVKPLKKHGIGGIMIAVRVDGTWLVYCSISDPVIIRGDDPPVQERQIGCYAAGLHLPPHATLFEELHPLLRLNRWSHLKLSVEGDIFTFWLNGEQIMAPTKLLIFKQIDVFADFPDFQTGGVGFGLWNYTAIFDNITVTGDSVPNSGDFAVTPQAKLATTWGHLKRF
- a CDS encoding DUF6259 domain-containing protein, which encodes MKHFCAKCAYILICQFVFVTVAFANTLMVDEAGNVLAETDRYLARFENGVLTDFHNKLTNETYTQGESEALTRMKAGRSLTIHEITPEIKRLSPLECQLIYRDTWSVPTDNNVELHLFISIDAETSDLLIRQKAVSETGGIERVMWGFANLSETVVDVIAPVTGGQILVNPDRYYYPRKWETPLAILQGQRGGVFVHSDDTQFRFKTLEYESEGGDDFALNFWEVPHAPFEQVKQITTATWRLNAYQGDWQVPALLYREWMQKALQPPDRTKMPAWINDIEVVIYYSNIDLNVLTPLSQLVDPEQTLIFVHQWRHGGHDGDLPNYTPDAVKPEFADFVKEAHGYGFKVMAHVNMLGVSEYHPLYAKFEKYQVRDPYTGEKTGWHWKIRHTNPDSHAFINPASSDYRKMFVDILKNLWERYQVDAFHLDISSPVYNDKNGLIDGLTYAEGNILLHQEIRDAIPGIVLGGEGLNDVTFIHESFAKRFRIPATEIPHPVSSLLFSPYTISYGRAIPNPDHALDEYQEFLHEYEVWDVLLTIRIYEVGDLVEQDRPETFKLFELARERQNYRFGDVNGDGIVNILDLTLVSQQIGTLNPSNRRVDVNKDGVVNILDLVLVANAF
- a CDS encoding DUF1080 domain-containing protein: MKSVMIVVTLFLLPLSVWAGTFLDTFEDGNLDGWRELVPWDREPGSWEIIAGGLHGSVDDGYPRLFITGDDTWKDYTVEFDVRPLKKHGRPTIAIAARIQEKWFVRCSLMEPVVVLPGGGNAPEKGWVFCSAGNLHREKADLLFFEPHPLLKLFRWAHFKLSVEGSIFTFWINGEQVMEPTELRIVRNRDGFEDFPEFQTGGVGIGLSNYTARFDNFTVTGDSIPDSGAFAVTPQGKLATTWGHLKRF
- a CDS encoding DUF1080 domain-containing protein, producing the protein MKSVSIIALLFFLPFSVWAGTFLDTFEDGNLDGWREVVPWDRVPGSWEVVAGGLHGTGDDISLRLFTTGNDTWTDYTVEFDVRLLKRRPGTPRISIAARVQEKWIVQCIMMEPVIVLPAGANVPEKGWVNCYAGSLNDGKVKALLLEPHPPLKLFRWVHLKLSAEGNIFTFWINDEQVMEPTELRIRRDREGFEDFPEFQTGGVGIGLANCTARFDNFTVTGDSIPDSGAFAVTSQGKLATTWGNLKRF